A section of the Oryza sativa Japonica Group chromosome 1, ASM3414082v1 genome encodes:
- the LOC4326791 gene encoding cullin-like protein 3 isoform X1: MNEHLRFEDGWKILEQGIVKCSKLLEDCPGGRPTVNEYMNYYEYASILPLHIMHVLGYPHGIKNLLLIIHSSMFSSCAYRMAVQKDQYCQEMYNSYKATHESCVCAMVLPHLMHKQGDLFWRELVKMWSNYCAMIRFTTGFLAYLDRCFVTHKKLPSLEDAAATSFFSPVFSYFNNEISDVLLTLIRQERDGCNVDMDLLMGIMRGICRSEVKTKLKSAVIQDTYLYYSRKSYEWIVQYPLQDYLAKVQETVQKEMKRLIHYLCISEEEGSGLCLKAVSAPLMQAYENYTKEKHIGGQVLLQTYKTVEDDLLDRCSRLTIDNGLDNNSFSHME; encoded by the exons ATGAACGAGCACCTCCGCTTTGAGGATGGCTGGAAGATCCTGGAACAGGGGATTGTGAAATGCTCAAAGCTTTTGGAGGATTGCCCTGGTGGAAGGCCAACTGTGAATGAGTACATGAATTACTATGAGTATGCTTCTATCTTACCACTGCACATTATGCATGTTCTCGGTTATCCACATGGTATTAAAAACTTGCTGCTCATCATACATTCCTCTATGTTTTCCAGTTGCGCTTACCGGATGGCTGTGCAGAAAGACCAGTATTGTCAAGAGATGTACAATTCTTACAAAGCAACACATGAAAGTTGCGTCTGTGCAATG GTTTTACCCCATCTGATGCATAAGCAAGGTGACTTATTTTGGAGAGAGCTTGTGAAAATGTGGTCAAACTATTGTGCCATGATTAGATTCACAACTGGCTTTTTGGCCTATTTGGACCGCTGCTTTGTTACACATAAGAAACTACCTTCGCTTGAAGACGCTGCTGctacttctttcttttctcca GTCTTTTCCTACTTCAATAATGAAATATCAGATGTTCTACTGACTCTG ATTCGCCAAGAGCGTGATGGATGCAATGTTGATATGGATCTTTTGATGGGTATTATGCGTGGCATATGTCGTTCTGAAGTCAAAACCAAGCTGAAAAGTGCTGTTATTCAAGATACATACTTGTACTACTCCAGGAAAAGTTATGAATGGATTGTGCAATACCCTTTGCAAGATTACCTTGCTAAG GTCCAGGAAACTGTGCAGAAGGAAATGAAGAGACTGATTCACTATCTGTGTATTTCTGAGGAAGAGGGTTCAGGCCTCTGTTTGAAG GCTGTTAGTGCTCCATTGATGCAAGCTTATGAAAACTATACGAAAGAGAAACATATTGGTGGTCAAGTTTTGCTTCAAACATACAAG ACTGTAGAGGATGATCTTCTGGACAGATGCAGTCGCTTGACAATTGACAATGGCTTGGACAACAATTCTTTCAGTCACATGGAGTAG
- the LOC4326791 gene encoding cullin-1-like isoform X2 yields MNEHLRFEDGWKILEQGIVKCSKLLEDCPGGRPTVNEYMNYYDCAYRMAVQKDQYCQEMYNSYKATHESCVCAMVLPHLMHKQGDLFWRELVKMWSNYCAMIRFTTGFLAYLDRCFVTHKKLPSLEDAAATSFFSPVFSYFNNEISDVLLTLIRQERDGCNVDMDLLMGIMRGICRSEVKTKLKSAVIQDTYLYYSRKSYEWIVQYPLQDYLAKVQETVQKEMKRLIHYLCISEEEGSGLCLKAVSAPLMQAYENYTKEKHIGGQVLLQTYKTVEDDLLDRCSRLTIDNGLDNNSFSHME; encoded by the exons ATGAACGAGCACCTCCGCTTTGAGGATGGCTGGAAGATCCTGGAACAGGGGATTGTGAAATGCTCAAAGCTTTTGGAGGATTGCCCTGGTGGAAGGCCAACTGTGAATGAGTACATGAATTACTATGA TTGCGCTTACCGGATGGCTGTGCAGAAAGACCAGTATTGTCAAGAGATGTACAATTCTTACAAAGCAACACATGAAAGTTGCGTCTGTGCAATG GTTTTACCCCATCTGATGCATAAGCAAGGTGACTTATTTTGGAGAGAGCTTGTGAAAATGTGGTCAAACTATTGTGCCATGATTAGATTCACAACTGGCTTTTTGGCCTATTTGGACCGCTGCTTTGTTACACATAAGAAACTACCTTCGCTTGAAGACGCTGCTGctacttctttcttttctcca GTCTTTTCCTACTTCAATAATGAAATATCAGATGTTCTACTGACTCTG ATTCGCCAAGAGCGTGATGGATGCAATGTTGATATGGATCTTTTGATGGGTATTATGCGTGGCATATGTCGTTCTGAAGTCAAAACCAAGCTGAAAAGTGCTGTTATTCAAGATACATACTTGTACTACTCCAGGAAAAGTTATGAATGGATTGTGCAATACCCTTTGCAAGATTACCTTGCTAAG GTCCAGGAAACTGTGCAGAAGGAAATGAAGAGACTGATTCACTATCTGTGTATTTCTGAGGAAGAGGGTTCAGGCCTCTGTTTGAAG GCTGTTAGTGCTCCATTGATGCAAGCTTATGAAAACTATACGAAAGAGAAACATATTGGTGGTCAAGTTTTGCTTCAAACATACAAG ACTGTAGAGGATGATCTTCTGGACAGATGCAGTCGCTTGACAATTGACAATGGCTTGGACAACAATTCTTTCAGTCACATGGAGTAG
- the LOC4326792 gene encoding protein LATERAL BRANCHING OXIDOREDUCTASE 1 — translation MDSGAAAVCAEKASEIIKIGQVDDVQELQRRLCSATTVPERYIRDGDDRPDHAVVDDERAQERIPVIDVGELQRGSEDELDNLRLACEQWGFFQVVNHGVEEETMEEMEKAAREFFMLPLEEKEKYPMEPGGIQGYGHAFVFSDDQKLDWCNMLALGVEPAFIRRPNLWPTTPANFSKTLEKYSVEIRELCVRLLEHIAAALGLAPARLNGMFGEAVQAVRMNFYPPCPRPELVLGLSPHSDGSAVTVLQQDAAFAGLQVLRGGGGWVAVHPVPGALVVNVGDTLEVLTNGRYKSVEHRAVASGEHDRMSVVTFYAPAYDVELGPLPELVADGEPRRYRTYNHGEYSRHYVTSRLQGKKTLEFAKI, via the exons ATGGATTCTGGTGCTGCTGCCGTCTGCGCGGAGAAGGCGAGTGAGATCATCAAGATCGGTCAGGTTGATGACGTGCAGGAGCTGCAGCGACGACTGTGCTCCGCCACCACCGTGCCGGAGCGGTACATcagggacggcgacgaccggccggatcacgccgtcgtcgacgacgagcgCGCGCAGGAGCGGATTCCGGTGATCGACGTCGGCGAGCTGCAGCGCGGCAGCGAGGACGAGCTCGACAACCTCAGGCTCGCCTGCGAGCAGTGGGGCTTCTTCCAG GTTGTGAACCatggagtggaggaggagacgatggaggagatggagaaggcggcgagggAGTTCTTCATGCTGCCgctggaggagaaggagaagtaCCCCATGGAGCCCGGCGGCATCCAGGGCTACGGCCACGCCTTCGTCTTCTCCGACGACCAGAAGCTCGACTGGTGCAACATGCTCGCCCTCGGCGTCGAGCCCGCCTTCATCCGCCGCCCCAACCTCTGGCCGACAACTCCGGCCAACTTTAG TAAGACGCTGGAGAAGTACTCGGTGGAGATCAGGGAGCTGTGCGTGCGGCTGCTGGAGCACatcgcggcggcgctggggctggcgccggcgaggctgaACGGGATGTTCGGGGAGGCGGTGCAGGCGGTGAGGATGAACTTCTACCCGCCGTGCCCGCGGCCGGAGCTGGTGCTGGGGCTGAGCCCGCACTCCGACGGCAGCGCGGTCACCGTGCTCCAGCAGGACGCGGCGTTCGCCGGGCTGCAGGTgctccggggcggcggcggctgggtggCCGTCCATCCCGTCCCCGGCGCCCTCGTCGTCAACGTCGGCGACACGCTCGAGGTGCTCACCAATGGCAGGTACAAGAGCGTGGAGCACCGGGCGGTGGCCAGCGGCGAGCACGACCGCATGTCCGTCGTCACCTTCTACGCGCCGGCGTACGACGTCGAGCTCGGCCCGctgccggagctcgtcgccgacggGGAGCCGCGCAGGTACCGGACGTACAACCACGGCGAGTACAGCCGGCACTACGTCACCAGCCGGCTCCAGGGCAAGAAGACGCTTGAATTTGCAAAGATTTAA
- the LOC4326793 gene encoding probable potassium transporter 2: MDAEAGVGGADQLPWRQHYRNLLLLAYQSFGVVYGDLSTSPLYVYKSTFSGRLRRYQDEQTVFGVLSLIFWTFTLIPLLKYVTIVLSADDNGEGGPFALYSLLCRHAKLSFLPNQQSADEELSTYYRNGFTSRHGSLPWLRRFMEKHKNARTVLLLIVLCGASMMIGDGILTPAISVLSSMSGLKVRATGLHDRSVVLLSCIVLVGLFALQHRGTQKVAFMFAPIVVIWLFCIGGIGLYNIIHWNPRIYQALSPYYIVKFFRTTGKDGWIALGGILLSMTGCEAMFADLGHFTSASVRLAFITIIYPCLILQYMGQAAFLSKNILDMPTGFYDSIPGPIFWPVFVVATLAAVVGSQAVISATFSIVKQCHSLGCFPRVKVVHTSRWIYGQIYIPEINWILMVLCVAVTVAFRDITLIGNAYGVACMTVMFVTTFLMALIMIFVWQKNIIFALSFFLLFGSVEVVYLSSSLMKVTQGGWVPLVLALIFMSVMYIWHYGTRKKYQYDLQNKVSMRYILSLGPSLDVVRVPGIGLIYTELVTGVPNIFTHFTTNLPAFHEVLVFLCVKSVPVPYVSPDERYLVGRIGPRAYRMYRCIVRYGYKDVQRDDDNFENMLVMNIGKFIMMEAEDASSSASYDTANEGRMAVITTSDDYDSPLAVRDSNDLADSMTMRSTKSESLRSLQSSYEQESPNVSRRRRVRFELPEEDDMDQQVKDELLALVEAKHTGVTYVMGHVYIKARKNSSFFKRFAIDVGYSFLRKNCRGPSVTLHIPHISLIEVGMAYQV, translated from the exons atggacgccgaggccggcgtcggcggcgccgaccaGCTGCCG TGGAGGCAACACTACAGGAATTTACTGCTTTTAGCATACCAGAGTTTTGGTGTTGTTTATGGGGACCTAAGCACATCACCTCTTTACGTTTATAAAAGTACATTCTCAGGAAGACTACGTCGATATCAAGATGAGCAAACAGTCTTTGGTGTTCTTTCCTTGATATTTTGGACCTTCACACTTATTCCTTTGCTGAAGTATGTCACTATTGTATTAAGTGCTGATGACAATGGTGAAG GTGGGCCGTTTGCTCTTTATTCACTGCTTTGCAGGCATGCGAAACTTAGTTTTCTTCCAAATCAACAATCAGCAGATGAAGAGCTATCGACATACTACAGAAATGGTTTTACTTCACGTCATGGATCTTTACCTTGGCTAAGAAGGTTCATGGAGAAGCACAAGAATGCCAGAACCGTGCTTCTCCTCATAGTTCTGTGCGGTGCTAGCATGATGATTGGTGATGGTATCCTTACTCCAGCAATCTCAG TTCTGTCATCTATGTCTGGATTGAAAGTTCGAGCTACTGGTTTACATGATC GTTCTGTTGTACTCCTTTCATGCATTGTGTTGGTTGGTCTATTTGCATTGCAACACCGAGGTACTCAGAAGGTAGCGTTCATGTTTGCACCAATTGTCGTCATCTGGCTCTTTTGCATTGGTGGAATTGGTTTATACAACATAATACATTGGAACCCAAGGATATACCAAGCTCTCTCTCCATATTATATTGTTAAGTTCTTTAGGACGACAGGTAAAGATGGTTGGATTGCTCTAGGAGGCATACTTCTTTCTATGACAG GCTGTGAAGCTATGTTTGCCGACCTTGGTCACTTCACGAGTGCATCTGTCAGG CTAGCTTTTATCACCATCATATACCCATGTCTTATATTACAATATATGGGTCAGGCGGCATTTCTGTCAAAAAATATCCTTGACATGCCCACAGGTTTTTATGATTCTATCCCAG GACCTATATTTTGGCCTGTGTTTGTGGTGGCCACTCTCGCTGCTGTTGTTGGTAGCCAAGCTGTCATTTCAGCAACATTCTCTATTGTGAAGCAGTGCCATTCGTTGGGATGTTTCCCTCGAGTGAAGGTTGTCCACACATCAAGGTGGATCTATGGACAGATATACATTCCTGAAATAAATTGGATCCTTATGGTGCTCTGTGTAGCTGTCACAGTTGCATTCCGTGATATTACACTTATTGGTAATGCCTATG GTGTTGCGTGCATGACTGTTATGTTTGTCACTACATTCTTGATGGCATTGATCATGATCTTCGTTTGGCAAAAGAACATAATATttgctctatctttctttttattattcGGATCCGTTGAAGTTGTTTATCTCTCCTCATCCCTCATGAAGGTTACTCAGGGAGGATGGGTGCCGCTTGTGCTTGCTTTAATATTCATGTCTGTCATGTATATTTGGCACTATGGGACAAGGAAGAAGTACCAGTATGATCTTCAGAATAAGGTATCAATGAGATATATCCTGTCCCTGGGTCCAAGCCTTGACGTAGTTCGTGTCCCAGGAATTGGTCTGATTTACACAGAACTGGTGACTGGTGTACCCAACATCTTCACACATTTCACTACTAATCTCCCTGCCTTTCATGAAGTCCTAGTCTTTCTTTGTGTCAAGTCAGTACCAGTACCATATGTGTCGCCAGATGAACGATACCTTGTGGGCAGGATTGGACCTAGAGCATATCGGATGTACCGCTGCATTGTTAGGTATGGTTACAAAGATGTTCAGAGAGATGATGACAATTTTGAGAACATGTTAGTTATGAACATTGGGAAGTTCATTATGATGGAAGCTGAGGatgcatcttcttcagcaaGTTATGATACTGCTAATGAAGGACGAATGGCCGTCATAACAACATCTGATGACTATGACTCTCCACTAGCTGTGAGAGATTCCAATGACCTAGCTGACTCCATGACGATGAGGAGCACTAAATCAGAGAGTCTTCGAAGCTTGCAATCCTCTTATGAGCAGGAATCACCTAATGTGAGCCGGAGGCGACGTGTTCGCTTTGAGCTGCCAGAGGAGGATGACATGGATCAACAGGTTAAAGATGAGCTGTTAGCACTTGTGGAGGCAAAACATACAGGGGTAACCTACGTCATGGGGCATGTCTATATCAAAGCTAGGAAGAACTCTAGTTTTTTTAAGAGATTTGCAATTGATGTTGGCTACTCTTTCCTCCGGAAGAACTGCAGAGGTCCATCGGTCACACTGCACATTCCACATATTAGTCTGATAGAAGTTGGAATGGCGTACCAAGTGTAG